The nucleotide window TCTTGACAGGATAAAATGAACTCATCAAGAGTTACAACTCCATCTCTGTTTTTGTCCATTTTCTGTAGATgacaataaaatttattctacaACTGAGAATTAGCATGTTTAAAGTAACCGTATTTGCATCCTTATCTCTCTATAAACACATATGCAAATAGAAGAAGACCttctacattaataataaagcaGTTTCTTACCTGAAAGAAAGCATCCACATGCTGTTTGGGTGTGTCTATCTTTAGAGCAGGATAAGTATATTTTCCCATCATGTCATAAATAGCGCTCACAATGTCCGTCATCTCCTGCACAGCAGATAACATAGTAACAGGTTAGctgaaaaattatgtaaatacaCTGGTGGTGTATAttcaaatatgtaaataaacacacacacacacacacacacacacacaaacacctcctTGTTAATGTAGCCATCTCTGTTGATGTCATACAGGTTGAAAGTCCACTGCAACTTCTCCTGTGTGGAACCTCTCAGCAAGATAGACAGAGCTGTCACAAAGTCCTAGATTCAAGCAGAGAGATGCAGAGAGATGAGGAAAATGCAAGAACAGAATGTGACAAGAAAGAGAGTCTCATTTTGGTAAATCACACTTGGCAAAAATTGAGCACAGTcatgtgtgatgatgatgatgatgatgatgatgatgcaagAGCAAAAATAAGGCTTCAGATCATGACATTTGTGTGTTAATAAATGAAGTAATGAAGTAATGAAGTAATGAATGGACAAATGAACGGTAAAGGGTTTTGCCTGTCAGTGTTTACAGTAGATCACAGAATCAACGTGTACAATTTTTGGATGGGACAATAGCTTGTTGTAAGgcacaatgcacacacacacacatattcacacctAGAAATAATCTACCTCCATGAGAAAATATtgatttactgtacattgatAGTAACCCAAGCTCAGGATTAAATCACAAACCCTATAGAGCTGAGAcccagttgagggttaagttctgttaagattttatttttttaacttacaaAATAATTCAAGTTATTTCTTGAAGAAATACTTTGCTGCCATATTCAACATAAACCATGACGCCTGACCATCTGTGGTTTATGAACATTTCATATTCGAGTTAaatccaatttaaaaaaaaaaatatatatatatataatatatatatatatatatatatatatatatatatatatatatatataggcctatatatttGATAAGCCACTAAACTATATACGAGATGTTTACACCAATATATTATTTCAATACTAAAACATTGTTCCTTTTTTGTCCTTACTAAGGGTTTTTCTATGTAGAAATTTTAATGGTTCAGTATCTGTTAGCCAAACACAGGCTCATTACATCAGGACAAGCGTTTTCATTACTGAACATGAAAATAGTGACTgaataataatgtgaaaaatattGGCAGATGCCCAATCAATTAGTTAATGTTAGAAGAAATTAGATATGAGTCATACCGAGATATAGAATAATTAAATAGAAGGAACAGACTAAATGAGTGTGATGAGAAGGAGAAACAGAGTGTTGCACACAGAATGACAAAGAGGATCACCTCGAACTTGATGGAGCCACTCTGGCCCGAGTCGAAGGCGTTAAACAGGTAGTGAGCATATGTGCTGGCATCTATGGACAACAGCAGAGACTC belongs to Clarias gariepinus isolate MV-2021 ecotype Netherlands chromosome 2, CGAR_prim_01v2, whole genome shotgun sequence and includes:
- the LOC128516863 gene encoding Kv channel-interacting protein 1 isoform X1 — its product is MSACAKHCKHGLVKFAVSVHKLVTGTLNKDKLDDDLEMTMVCHRPEGLEQLEAQTNFSKRELQELYRGFKNECPSGVVNEETFKQIYSQFFPQGDASTYAHYLFNAFDSGQSGSIKFEDFVTALSILLRGSTQEKLQWTFNLYDINRDGYINKEEMTDIVSAIYDMMGKYTYPALKIDTPKQHVDAFFQKMDKNRDGVVTLDEFILSCQEDDNIMKSLQLFENVI
- the LOC128516863 gene encoding Kv channel-interacting protein 1 isoform X4, which produces MGLVIGTFLTHSKQVDYHKDKLDDDLEMTMVCHRPEGLEQLEAQTNFSKRELQELYRGFKNECPSGVVNEETFKQIYSQFFPQGDASTYAHYLFNAFDSGQSGSIKFEDFVTALSILLRGSTQEKLQWTFNLYDINRDGYINKEEMTDIVSAIYDMMGKYTYPALKIDTPKQHVDAFFQKMDKNRDGVVTLDEFILSCQEDDNIMKSLQLFENVI
- the LOC128516863 gene encoding Kv channel-interacting protein 1 isoform X3 gives rise to the protein MGAVVGTLTMQTKQRRPSKDKLDDDLEMTMVCHRPEGLEQLEAQTNFSKRELQELYRGFKNECPSGVVNEETFKQIYSQFFPQGDASTYAHYLFNAFDSGQSGSIKFEDFVTALSILLRGSTQEKLQWTFNLYDINRDGYINKEEMTDIVSAIYDMMGKYTYPALKIDTPKQHVDAFFQKMDKNRDGVVTLDEFILSCQEDDNIMKSLQLFENVI
- the LOC128516863 gene encoding Kv channel-interacting protein 1 isoform X2 — its product is MSACAKHCKHGLVKFAVSVHKLVTGTLNKDKLDDDLEMTMVCHRPEGLEQLEAQTNFSKRELQELYRGFKNECPSGVVNEETFKQIYSQFFPQDASTYAHYLFNAFDSGQSGSIKFEDFVTALSILLRGSTQEKLQWTFNLYDINRDGYINKEEMTDIVSAIYDMMGKYTYPALKIDTPKQHVDAFFQKMDKNRDGVVTLDEFILSCQEDDNIMKSLQLFENVI